In Brevibacillus brevis, a genomic segment contains:
- a CDS encoding YhcN/YlaJ family sporulation lipoprotein, translating into MKSKWPIALAGVMALSSLAGCASSSAGPQNTPHTQNAAVPNATSDMRNSMAHDPNAYTRGTYAHTQGTNAFSPGTHAYHYRNGFTATGFNQNLAERLTRVADDVPGVDRATVVVHGNDAVIGIRIRDNLAPAQKSIVEQQVHSAARAVSPAMNIRVTGDPAMFARIRQLNSSIYNEASYRTRDGHHSGTTIAQDTANAVTDFGILLKDMGRTVTAPFR; encoded by the coding sequence ATGAAATCAAAATGGCCGATTGCCCTCGCAGGCGTAATGGCGCTGTCATCGCTGGCTGGTTGCGCCAGCTCCAGTGCAGGGCCGCAAAACACTCCACACACGCAAAATGCTGCTGTGCCAAATGCGACGTCCGATATGCGAAACAGTATGGCTCATGACCCCAACGCGTATACGCGGGGAACCTATGCGCATACGCAAGGTACCAATGCCTTTTCGCCAGGGACGCACGCCTATCATTACCGAAACGGATTTACGGCGACAGGTTTCAACCAAAACCTCGCGGAGCGGCTTACGCGCGTAGCCGATGACGTCCCAGGAGTAGATCGGGCGACAGTGGTCGTACACGGTAACGATGCCGTGATTGGCATTCGCATCCGGGACAATCTTGCGCCAGCTCAAAAATCCATCGTGGAACAGCAAGTTCATTCGGCAGCCAGGGCCGTTTCTCCCGCCATGAACATTCGGGTCACGGGCGATCCCGCCATGTTTGCGCGGATCCGCCAGTTAAACTCCTCCATCTATAACGAAGCATCGTATCGGACACGCGACGGCCACCATTCGGGAACCACCATCGCCCAAGATACTGCCAATGCCGTGACAGACTTTGGCATTTTGCTCAAAGACATGGGCCGCACCGTCACAGCCCCGTTTCGATAA
- a CDS encoding helix-turn-helix domain-containing protein, giving the protein MVKKGQTFRSYSHELKVEAIRLHIEEGWTYRRIMEHLGIPDRHRLKVWMKKYKQLGEFGLMDQRGRREEYVDQDRYVKKLKRENSMLKKCLKIWMREVQPISMRRSSK; this is encoded by the coding sequence ATGGTGAAAAAGGGGCAAACGTTTAGAAGTTATTCTCACGAATTAAAGGTGGAAGCCATACGACTGCATATCGAAGAAGGATGGACATACCGTCGAATCATGGAGCATCTGGGGATTCCGGACCGCCACCGGCTTAAAGTATGGATGAAAAAATATAAACAGTTAGGCGAATTTGGGTTGATGGATCAACGAGGTAGACGTGAAGAATATGTTGACCAAGATCGATATGTTAAAAAGCTAAAACGAGAGAACTCGATGCTAAAAAAGTGTTTGAAAATCTGGATGCGGGAGGTGCAGCCCATAAGTATGAGGCGATCAAGCAAGTAG
- a CDS encoding pyridoxamine 5'-phosphate oxidase family protein, translating into MAETVSRSLSEELFGLLQKERFVTLGTIDHETGAPSLSSLSWTLANTVQSIRFAVDNRSRILANIAKEPQVVLHLIGAGSSFAINGRAEVKTERLEGVPLKLAMVEIAIDAVRDIMFYGSRISVEPQYEKTYDKNAAAKLDAQVMEALKNA; encoded by the coding sequence ATGGCTGAAACCGTTTCCCGATCACTGTCGGAAGAATTGTTTGGGCTCTTGCAAAAGGAGCGTTTCGTTACGCTGGGTACGATTGATCACGAGACGGGGGCCCCTTCACTCAGTTCATTGTCATGGACACTGGCGAATACCGTCCAGTCCATTCGATTTGCGGTGGATAACCGCTCACGCATTCTGGCGAATATCGCAAAAGAGCCACAGGTCGTTCTGCATTTGATCGGCGCTGGATCCTCTTTCGCCATCAACGGTCGTGCGGAAGTAAAAACCGAACGGTTGGAGGGAGTCCCTCTCAAGCTGGCCATGGTAGAAATCGCGATCGACGCGGTACGAGACATCATGTTTTACGGCTCCCGCATTTCCGTTGAGCCGCAGTATGAAAAAACGTACGACAAAAACGCGGCGGCGAAGTTGGACGCCCAAGTCATGGAAGCGTTGAAAAACGCGTAA
- a CDS encoding IS3 family transposase, with the protein MFENLDAGGAAHKYEAIKQVAGEYTTSELCNLFGVSRSGYYAYLKRQQADRDKPVKDLIKVVYKKYDGKYGYRQTQLFLLRDHGVWVNHKKVLRLMQEMKLRSRIRRKYRGHYASTEGGRVAENVMQRNFKADAPNRKWVTDVTQYRVADTWLYLSAIKDLFNNEIVAYHIGVRNDNQLVLRTFEKAFKKTKDVTGLIVHSDQGFQYTSYAYHDMLPKVGAQISMSRRGNCYDNASMESFFSHLKTEGLYPYDIRSVDEAQRRIEEYIQFYNQSRPQRKLKRLTPVEFRRQLSV; encoded by the coding sequence GTGTTTGAAAATCTGGATGCGGGAGGTGCAGCCCATAAGTATGAGGCGATCAAGCAAGTAGCTGGTGAGTATACGACTAGTGAACTTTGCAACCTGTTTGGAGTCTCAAGAAGTGGATACTATGCATACTTGAAACGGCAACAAGCGGACCGGGACAAGCCCGTGAAAGACCTCATCAAAGTAGTTTATAAGAAGTATGATGGTAAATATGGGTATCGACAAACCCAGCTGTTTCTCTTACGAGATCACGGGGTATGGGTCAACCATAAGAAGGTACTACGTCTGATGCAAGAAATGAAGCTCCGTTCTCGAATACGCCGCAAATATCGAGGTCACTATGCTTCAACCGAAGGTGGACGAGTCGCTGAGAATGTGATGCAGCGGAATTTCAAAGCGGATGCACCTAATCGAAAATGGGTAACCGATGTCACACAGTATCGTGTCGCGGATACGTGGCTCTACCTGTCTGCTATTAAGGATTTGTTTAATAATGAGATTGTGGCTTACCACATTGGAGTTCGCAACGACAATCAGTTGGTCCTACGGACCTTTGAGAAAGCCTTTAAAAAGACGAAAGACGTGACTGGACTGATCGTTCACAGCGATCAGGGATTCCAGTACACGTCCTACGCTTACCACGACATGTTGCCGAAGGTTGGCGCCCAAATCAGCATGTCTCGGAGAGGCAACTGTTATGATAATGCCTCGATGGAGAGCTTCTTCTCGCATCTCAAAACGGAAGGGCTCTACCCTTATGATATCCGAAGTGTGGATGAGGCACAAAGGCGAATTGAGGAATATATTCAATTCTACAACCAAAGTCGACCACAACGAAAATTAAAAAGGCTGACGCCTGTTGAATTCAGACGTCAGCTGTCGGTCTAA
- a CDS encoding aminotransferase class I/II-fold pyridoxal phosphate-dependent enzyme, whose translation MNFATKVLHGTSCFDPVTGASSVPIYQASTFHQADLDRPGTFDYARSGNPTRQALEEAIACLEGGERGFAFASGMAAISSVFMLFSAGDHVVVAEDVYGGTFRFLTRVLSRMGITVTFVDASRTEEVRAAITPATKGIYLETPSNPTLKVTDLAAVSRIAKEHGLLVIVDNTFLTPYYQRPLELGADIVIHSATKFIGGHSDVVAGLAVTRDAALGEQLYFIQNGMGAILGVQDCWLVMRGLKTLKARLDVSTQTAGKIAHWLSAHPAVTRVYYTGLAGHPGRHIQEVQASGHGAVLSFDVGSRERAKALFDRVKLPIVAVSLGAVETILSYPAAMSHAAMPAAERQARGITDGLVRLSAGLEEADDLIADLQQALDQLPPLEHEHAIPTTKEAFTRA comes from the coding sequence ATGAATTTCGCCACCAAAGTGCTGCATGGCACCTCGTGTTTCGATCCGGTCACAGGAGCGTCGTCGGTTCCCATTTATCAAGCCTCTACCTTCCATCAGGCTGATTTGGATCGTCCGGGCACATTCGATTACGCCCGTTCCGGCAATCCTACCCGACAGGCGCTGGAGGAAGCGATCGCTTGCTTGGAAGGCGGCGAGCGCGGCTTCGCCTTCGCCTCGGGCATGGCGGCTATATCCAGCGTATTCATGCTGTTTTCGGCGGGCGACCACGTGGTTGTGGCCGAAGATGTGTACGGAGGAACGTTTCGCTTCCTGACGAGGGTGCTCTCGCGGATGGGGATCACCGTTACATTTGTCGACGCTTCTCGAACGGAGGAGGTCCGGGCTGCAATCACGCCGGCGACCAAAGGAATTTACCTGGAGACGCCGTCCAACCCTACCTTGAAAGTCACGGATCTGGCGGCTGTGAGCCGGATCGCGAAGGAGCATGGCCTCCTCGTCATCGTGGACAACACGTTTTTGACGCCGTATTACCAGCGGCCTTTGGAGCTGGGAGCAGATATCGTCATCCATAGCGCGACGAAGTTCATCGGCGGCCACAGCGATGTCGTGGCAGGCCTGGCAGTTACTCGCGATGCCGCATTGGGAGAGCAGCTCTACTTTATCCAAAACGGAATGGGAGCCATTCTGGGGGTTCAGGACTGCTGGCTGGTGATGCGCGGTCTCAAGACTTTGAAAGCACGGCTCGATGTCAGCACGCAGACCGCTGGCAAAATCGCCCATTGGCTGTCTGCCCATCCCGCCGTGACCCGCGTCTATTACACCGGGCTAGCGGGTCACCCGGGCCGACACATTCAAGAAGTGCAGGCGAGCGGACACGGGGCCGTCCTGTCCTTTGATGTCGGCAGCAGGGAGCGGGCCAAAGCGCTGTTTGACCGTGTAAAGCTCCCAATCGTGGCGGTCAGCCTCGGAGCGGTGGAAACCATCCTTTCCTACCCTGCCGCGATGTCCCATGCCGCCATGCCGGCAGCGGAACGGCAAGCGCGCGGTATCACCGACGGCTTGGTTCGACTCTCGGCCGGTCTGGAGGAGGCGGATGATTTGATTGCCGACCTCCAGCAAGCCTTGGATCAGCTTCCTCCTCTGGAGCATGAGCATGCGATCCCTACGACAAAAGAGGCATTCACCCGGGCTTAA
- a CDS encoding DUF5665 domain-containing protein, with translation MSPTDRVLAKIDELLQELQEVRKLNERMDKIALFLEDIRLADVIQNYTAPRKLLWINFLAGLARGLGLTIGTAIVLAILGSILKEFISIPIIGDYIRELIQYVQSYRP, from the coding sequence ATGTCGCCTACAGACCGTGTACTGGCAAAAATAGATGAGCTCTTGCAGGAGCTGCAGGAAGTGCGCAAACTCAATGAGCGCATGGACAAAATCGCCCTGTTTCTCGAAGACATCCGCTTGGCGGATGTCATCCAAAACTATACAGCCCCGCGCAAGCTGCTTTGGATCAATTTCCTTGCAGGGCTTGCCCGGGGTCTGGGGCTGACGATCGGAACCGCCATCGTTCTGGCAATTTTAGGCTCCATTTTGAAGGAATTTATCTCGATTCCCATCATCGGAGATTATATTCGCGAACTCATTCAGTACGTACAGTCCTACCGACCGTAA
- a CDS encoding aminotransferase class I/II-fold pyridoxal phosphate-dependent enzyme, producing MYLETKLVQAGVGKDEKTGAVNFPVYYSTAYRHPTLGESTGFDYTRTANPTRAVLEETMASAESGDGGFACASGMAAIHTVMGLFSQGDHLIVSLDLYGGTYRLFEQILSRYGLTFSYVDLRDLDALRHAVRPETKAVFVETPTNPLMQITDIGEVAKLAKDHGLLTIVDNTFLTPYCQRPLELGADIVLHSATKYLGGHNDVLAGFIVTKGQELTEKIRFLHNSIGAVLGPQDCWLLLRGLKTLALRMERHEANAFAVAAKLSEHPAVAEVFYPGLADHPGHGVQKKQASGFSGMVSFRVKSADQVKPFLKSLQIVSFAESLGGVESLCTYPATQTHADIPLEIREYVGVCDRLLRLSVGIEHPADLIADLCEALDASLAVGGSVR from the coding sequence ATGTATTTGGAGACGAAATTGGTTCAGGCAGGCGTAGGGAAAGATGAAAAGACAGGGGCAGTCAATTTTCCCGTCTATTACTCGACGGCTTATCGTCATCCTACGCTTGGGGAGAGTACGGGATTCGATTACACGCGGACTGCGAATCCGACCCGCGCGGTTCTGGAGGAGACGATGGCAAGTGCGGAGTCCGGCGACGGGGGCTTTGCCTGCGCTTCCGGCATGGCAGCCATCCATACGGTGATGGGGCTGTTTTCCCAGGGGGATCACCTCATTGTGTCTCTCGATTTGTACGGAGGGACGTACCGCCTGTTCGAACAGATCCTGTCCCGCTACGGACTGACATTCTCCTATGTGGATTTGCGCGACCTGGATGCGCTGCGCCACGCGGTACGTCCGGAGACAAAGGCGGTATTCGTGGAGACGCCGACCAATCCGCTGATGCAAATAACCGACATCGGGGAAGTAGCGAAGCTGGCGAAAGATCACGGGCTGCTCACTATCGTAGACAACACGTTCTTGACTCCTTACTGTCAACGCCCGCTGGAGCTTGGAGCCGATATCGTCCTGCACAGCGCTACAAAATATTTGGGAGGTCACAACGACGTCCTGGCCGGTTTCATTGTGACAAAGGGGCAGGAATTGACGGAAAAAATCCGGTTTTTGCACAATTCCATCGGAGCTGTTTTGGGGCCGCAGGACTGTTGGCTTTTGCTTCGCGGCTTGAAGACCTTGGCGCTGCGCATGGAACGCCATGAAGCAAACGCATTTGCCGTAGCAGCGAAGCTGAGCGAGCATCCGGCCGTAGCGGAAGTGTTTTACCCGGGACTCGCAGACCATCCGGGACACGGCGTGCAAAAAAAGCAGGCAAGCGGATTCAGCGGCATGGTGTCCTTCCGCGTCAAGTCGGCGGACCAGGTCAAGCCGTTTTTGAAAAGCCTGCAGATCGTTTCATTCGCGGAGAGCTTGGGCGGAGTGGAGTCGTTGTGTACATACCCGGCGACGCAGACTCATGCGGACATCCCGCTAGAGATCCGGGAGTACGTGGGGGTTTGCGACCGACTGCTGCGGCTGTCAGTTGGAATCGAGCATCCGGCCGATCTGATCGCAGATTTGTGCGAGGCGTTGGATGCCAGCCTGGCAGTGGGAGGGAGCGTACGATGA
- a CDS encoding YhcN/YlaJ family sporulation lipoprotein gives MPVKRTVIGCLGISLLLTACMSGNRQQANQAPQPNTQAHQTQRVQQTAPQPTYNQSSQATADRLVQLATRVKKVRSATAVVIGKYAVVGIAVDPALDRPEVGVIKYSVAEALKEDPQGATAVVTADPAIVQRLREMADDIRRGRPVSGFAEELADIVGRIMPQLPRDVRQRQEAPARTNEQRINRTGNPRQHPNDTTNYNRNTAP, from the coding sequence ATGCCTGTGAAACGGACCGTCATCGGATGCCTCGGCATTAGCTTGTTGCTGACTGCCTGCATGTCAGGAAACAGACAGCAGGCCAATCAGGCGCCTCAGCCGAATACGCAAGCTCATCAAACGCAACGTGTCCAGCAAACCGCTCCTCAGCCAACCTACAACCAATCTTCGCAGGCGACCGCTGACCGTCTGGTACAGCTGGCCACCCGCGTCAAAAAGGTCAGAAGCGCAACTGCCGTGGTGATCGGCAAATACGCCGTCGTCGGTATCGCTGTCGATCCCGCATTGGACCGACCTGAAGTAGGCGTCATCAAATATTCCGTGGCGGAAGCGTTGAAGGAGGATCCACAAGGCGCCACTGCCGTCGTCACAGCAGATCCTGCTATCGTACAGCGATTGCGGGAAATGGCCGACGACATCCGCAGAGGCCGTCCCGTCTCCGGATTCGCCGAAGAGCTCGCCGATATCGTGGGACGAATCATGCCGCAGCTGCCTCGCGACGTACGGCAACGGCAAGAGGCCCCTGCTCGCACAAATGAGCAGCGTATCAACAGAACCGGCAATCCTCGCCAGCATCCAAACGACACCACCAACTACAATCGAAACACTGCGCCGTAA
- a CDS encoding YlaH-like family protein — protein MDWIQLASTYTPANPDQLSAFDSFRMWADLNRAWILFVQLIIVYYLGFATRIRMPILKTILLYVLLFAGALIFAILDVQLPVKSAMLVAILILVIVKLRVKPEQNQRK, from the coding sequence ATGGATTGGATTCAACTCGCTTCTACCTATACTCCCGCCAATCCGGACCAACTGTCCGCTTTTGACAGCTTCCGGATGTGGGCCGATCTCAATCGGGCCTGGATCTTATTCGTTCAACTGATCATCGTGTACTATCTCGGCTTCGCGACGCGGATCCGCATGCCCATCCTCAAAACGATCTTATTGTACGTTCTTTTGTTTGCCGGGGCATTGATATTCGCCATCCTGGATGTGCAGCTCCCTGTCAAGAGCGCAATGCTGGTGGCCATTCTGATTTTGGTCATCGTCAAGCTGAGAGTGAAGCCGGAGCAAAACCAAAGAAAGTGA
- a CDS encoding CsxC family protein yields the protein MENVRSFGTASSEVLSPKTIKVPVTLAEPSVIICVEADVHLEKPAVEIKRTWKSVILEQCELVPTFNPKMAKLFVSGLIRKTIEYATVDHYSATAVCGDIRHTTALIPFDFCTDLTFPTGGPSLQLAPDFTSSGQLLDHSGHGPLLTAALHGNRQVYNERPYCQLLFSEFTELDLGQNVRSVNGFEHSFTVVREKIVLRLGLKVLQDQQLPIPTPPPPPHKPPHSCK from the coding sequence GTGGAAAATGTCCGCTCGTTCGGAACAGCCAGCAGCGAAGTCCTTTCCCCCAAAACGATCAAAGTGCCGGTGACCTTGGCAGAGCCATCCGTTATTATCTGCGTGGAAGCGGACGTTCATCTGGAGAAGCCTGCTGTGGAAATCAAGCGGACGTGGAAATCGGTGATTTTGGAACAGTGCGAGCTGGTGCCCACGTTCAACCCGAAGATGGCGAAATTGTTCGTCAGTGGCCTCATTCGCAAAACCATCGAGTACGCCACAGTCGATCATTATTCCGCTACTGCTGTCTGCGGCGATATCCGCCATACGACTGCATTGATTCCGTTTGATTTTTGCACCGATCTGACCTTTCCCACAGGGGGACCGTCGCTTCAGCTTGCGCCCGATTTCACGTCGTCCGGACAGCTACTCGATCATTCCGGACATGGCCCGCTGCTGACTGCCGCTCTCCACGGGAATCGGCAAGTCTATAATGAGCGGCCGTATTGCCAACTGCTCTTTTCCGAGTTCACCGAGCTAGATCTGGGCCAAAACGTAAGAAGCGTCAATGGATTTGAACATTCCTTCACGGTCGTGCGTGAGAAAATCGTACTTCGCTTGGGGTTGAAAGTGCTGCAAGACCAGCAACTGCCGATCCCGACGCCTCCTCCGCCGCCGCACAAGCCTCCTCACAGCTGCAAATAG
- the typA gene encoding translational GTPase TypA — MKRLDIRNIAIIAHVDHGKTTLVDKLLIQSGTFRSNQQVEERMMDSNDLERERGITILAKTTSVKYNEYTINILDTPGHADFGGEVERIMSMVDGVLLIVDAFEGCMPQTRFVLKKALEAKVTPIVVVNKVDRENARPQEVINEVYDLFIDLDATEDQLDFPIVYASGLQGIAGLEPDKLEGDLRPLFDAIIEHMPAPDADENAPLQMQVTMLDYNDFLGRIGIGRIYRGTMNVNDMVSVTTREGVVKKMRIQKLFGFSGLQRVEQKSAKAGDIVAIAGLDDINVGETVCDVDHPDPLPFLKIDEPTLQMTFLVNNSPFAGREGKHVTSRKLRDRLMAELETDVSLRVEETDSPDAFIVSGRGELHLSILVENMRREGFELAVSKPEVIVRMIDGQKMEPAELLVIDVPEEYTGAVMETLGQRKAEMVNMVNNGFGQVRLEFIIPSRGLIGYRTEFLTITRGYGILNHSFDSYRPLVVGAVGGRHAGVLISHETGTATTYGLMSVEDRGIMFITPGTEVYEGMIVGEHNRDNDLTVNVCKEKHATNVRSATKDETVKMKTPRTLTLEEALEYLNDDELCEVTPQSVRLRKKHLNKSDRERYEKQKRWEAQPQA; from the coding sequence ATGAAGCGTCTTGATATACGCAACATCGCCATTATTGCCCACGTTGACCACGGAAAAACGACGCTGGTTGACAAACTGCTCATTCAATCGGGCACATTCCGCAGCAATCAGCAGGTAGAGGAGAGAATGATGGACTCCAACGACCTGGAGCGGGAGCGCGGAATCACCATTCTGGCAAAAACCACATCGGTCAAATACAACGAATACACCATCAACATTTTGGATACGCCTGGCCACGCCGACTTTGGCGGTGAGGTGGAGCGGATCATGAGCATGGTGGATGGCGTGCTGTTGATCGTCGACGCCTTTGAGGGATGCATGCCGCAGACGCGCTTTGTCCTCAAGAAAGCATTGGAAGCAAAAGTGACCCCGATCGTCGTCGTCAACAAGGTCGATCGTGAAAATGCCCGTCCGCAAGAAGTGATCAACGAGGTGTACGATCTCTTCATCGATCTGGACGCAACAGAGGATCAGCTGGACTTCCCGATTGTGTACGCATCCGGTTTGCAAGGGATTGCGGGTCTGGAGCCAGACAAGCTCGAAGGCGATCTGCGCCCGCTGTTTGACGCGATCATCGAGCATATGCCTGCTCCTGATGCCGATGAAAACGCCCCGCTGCAAATGCAGGTGACCATGCTTGACTACAACGACTTCCTCGGCCGTATCGGGATCGGACGCATTTACCGCGGCACCATGAACGTAAACGACATGGTATCCGTAACGACACGGGAAGGCGTCGTGAAAAAAATGCGCATCCAGAAGCTGTTCGGCTTCTCCGGCTTGCAGCGCGTCGAGCAAAAATCGGCGAAAGCGGGAGATATCGTCGCGATCGCAGGTCTGGATGACATCAACGTAGGGGAGACCGTCTGCGATGTGGATCATCCGGATCCGTTGCCATTCCTGAAAATCGACGAGCCGACCCTGCAAATGACGTTCCTCGTGAACAACAGCCCGTTTGCAGGCCGCGAAGGTAAGCACGTGACGTCCCGCAAGCTGCGCGACAGGTTGATGGCAGAGCTGGAAACGGACGTGTCCCTGCGCGTAGAAGAAACCGATTCGCCCGATGCGTTCATCGTTTCCGGACGCGGCGAGCTGCACTTGTCGATTCTGGTGGAAAATATGCGCCGGGAAGGCTTCGAGCTGGCGGTGTCCAAGCCGGAAGTGATCGTCCGTATGATCGACGGGCAAAAAATGGAGCCGGCCGAGCTGTTGGTCATTGATGTGCCGGAAGAATATACGGGCGCGGTCATGGAAACGTTGGGGCAGCGCAAAGCGGAAATGGTCAACATGGTCAACAACGGGTTTGGGCAAGTGCGCCTGGAATTCATCATTCCTTCCCGCGGATTGATCGGCTACCGCACCGAGTTTTTGACCATTACGCGCGGCTACGGCATCCTGAACCATTCCTTCGACAGCTACCGTCCGCTCGTAGTGGGAGCGGTTGGAGGACGCCACGCCGGCGTGCTCATCTCCCACGAGACCGGTACGGCTACGACGTACGGCCTGATGTCCGTCGAAGACCGCGGCATCATGTTCATCACGCCGGGTACAGAAGTGTACGAAGGCATGATCGTTGGCGAGCACAACCGCGACAACGACTTGACGGTAAACGTATGTAAAGAGAAGCATGCGACCAACGTTCGTTCGGCGACAAAGGACGAGACAGTCAAAATGAAAACGCCGCGTACGTTGACCCTGGAAGAGGCTTTGGAGTATTTGAACGACGACGAGCTTTGCGAAGTCACTCCTCAGTCCGTACGACTGCGCAAAAAGCATCTGAACAAATCGGACCGCGAGCGCTATGAAAAACAAAAACGCTGGGAAGCCCAGCCCCAAGCGTAA
- a CDS encoding PhoH family protein, giving the protein MKKIYVLDTNVLLQDPRAMFSFADNEIVIPAVVLEEIDSKKRYMDEIGRNARYVSRLLDSFRELGHLHTGITLETGGLFRVELNHSSLHQLQKQFTEMTNDNRILAVALNLQEEENLSEHPRPVILVSKDALMRVKADALNLTAEDFLSDRVVGEYSSIYAGYQKMMVASDVIKTYYAARKLHLASCFPKYRFYPHQFLVLKDEINPSISAIGKVDQEGKTLEMLVSDEDPIWGIRARNVQQRMATELLLRDDIPLVTMTGKAGTGKTLLALAAGLLQIEDQQKYKKLLVARPIVPLGKDIGYLPGEKEEKLRPWMQPIYDNLEYLFNTKRPGDLDKILAGMGSLQVEALTYIRGRSIPGQFIIIDEAQNLTKHEVKTILTRVGDGSKIVLMGDPEQIDHPYLDESNNGLTYVVELFKDQKLAGHIKLEKGERSILAQLAADLL; this is encoded by the coding sequence TTGAAGAAAATCTACGTACTGGACACCAACGTACTCCTGCAAGATCCACGGGCGATGTTTTCTTTCGCCGATAATGAAATCGTCATACCCGCAGTGGTGTTGGAAGAAATTGATTCCAAAAAGCGGTACATGGATGAAATTGGTCGCAACGCAAGGTACGTGTCGCGACTGTTGGACAGCTTCCGGGAGCTGGGACACCTGCACACAGGAATCACGCTCGAGACTGGCGGGCTGTTCCGGGTGGAGCTGAATCATTCCTCGCTTCATCAATTGCAAAAGCAGTTTACGGAAATGACTAATGACAACCGCATTTTGGCGGTCGCGCTTAATTTGCAGGAAGAAGAAAACTTGTCGGAGCATCCTCGCCCGGTGATTTTGGTCAGCAAGGATGCCTTGATGAGGGTAAAAGCAGATGCGCTCAACCTGACCGCGGAGGATTTTCTCTCCGATCGAGTGGTGGGGGAATACTCCAGCATCTACGCAGGGTATCAGAAGATGATGGTCGCGTCAGACGTGATCAAGACGTACTACGCGGCAAGAAAGCTGCATTTGGCCTCCTGTTTTCCCAAATACCGATTTTATCCCCATCAATTTCTCGTTTTGAAGGACGAGATCAATCCGTCCATATCGGCGATCGGAAAAGTCGATCAAGAAGGAAAGACGCTGGAAATGCTCGTGTCAGACGAGGATCCGATCTGGGGGATTCGCGCCCGCAATGTGCAGCAGCGAATGGCGACAGAACTGCTGCTTCGTGACGACATTCCGCTGGTCACCATGACCGGCAAGGCCGGAACGGGAAAAACCTTGCTGGCGTTGGCCGCAGGACTATTGCAGATTGAGGATCAGCAAAAATACAAAAAGCTGCTGGTAGCAAGACCCATTGTCCCACTTGGAAAAGACATCGGCTATTTGCCCGGCGAAAAGGAAGAAAAACTGAGGCCGTGGATGCAGCCGATTTACGATAATTTGGAGTATTTGTTCAACACGAAACGTCCTGGGGATCTGGATAAAATTTTGGCGGGAATGGGAAGTCTGCAGGTAGAGGCGTTGACTTACATTCGCGGGAGATCGATTCCGGGCCAGTTCATCATCATTGATGAAGCCCAAAATCTGACCAAGCATGAGGTCAAGACCATACTGACCCGCGTGGGGGACGGCTCCAAAATCGTGCTGATGGGAGATCCCGAGCAGATCGACCATCCGTACCTGGACGAAAGCAACAACGGGCTCACTTATGTCGTAGAGCTGTTCAAGGATCAAAAGCTGGCCGGCCACATCAAGCTGGAAAAAGGGGAGCGCAGCATTCTGGCTCAGCTGGCTGCCGATTTGCTGTAG
- a CDS encoding glutathione peroxidase, whose product MSIYDIAVKTISGTEQTLAEYKGHVLLIVNTASKCGLTPQYKGLQELYERYREKGLVVLGFPCNQFAGQEPGSEEQIAEFCDRNYGVTFPLFAKIDVNGPATHPLYQYLKGHAPTGNGEDIEWNFAKFLVDKNGQVYKRIDPRTQPEELAADIEALLNT is encoded by the coding sequence ATGAGCATTTACGATATCGCTGTGAAAACGATCTCGGGCACGGAACAGACGTTGGCCGAGTACAAAGGGCATGTGCTCCTGATCGTCAATACTGCCAGCAAATGCGGACTCACACCGCAGTACAAAGGATTGCAGGAGCTGTACGAACGTTACCGGGAAAAAGGACTGGTCGTCCTGGGCTTCCCGTGCAACCAGTTCGCAGGTCAGGAGCCGGGTAGCGAGGAACAGATTGCCGAGTTCTGCGACCGGAATTATGGCGTTACCTTCCCGCTGTTCGCCAAAATCGATGTCAACGGTCCCGCTACCCATCCGCTTTACCAGTACTTGAAGGGACATGCGCCTACCGGAAATGGCGAAGATATCGAATGGAATTTCGCCAAATTTTTGGTGGACAAAAACGGCCAGGTCTACAAGCGGATCGATCCGCGAACACAGCCGGAAGAGTTGGCCGCTGACATCGAAGCCTTGCTGAATACCTGA